Proteins from a single region of Colias croceus chromosome Z, ilColCroc2.1:
- the LOC123705156 gene encoding uncharacterized protein LOC123705156 isoform X2: MFHPKGLKAHLDPRAYGTPNESPILGRALCLTPRGSPLPGRVSHLNEKFQDSLTLNSDTDALVAKISAMFPTVSETHIKILLKKYYNREAVVISALQVEKHPITTPGPLTASPSAARLHKGAVGVYSALQLAKGVSGSLHGSCHTPFTLTPQGSPLLLRPASGASSYYGTNKSVDGQHARHQSPKMKLKYLKSVFPKAEETLILDVLANKDNNVQMASEELITMGFNKKETIIGPKKKEKETPQPVKKTVPVIKTIEEKNELKLKLQKKYNNIAERVVAIALESVDYNEDRAEQILNAVVQEDQAPKVKPVPLKDSRRPETKYTKGPILKSSTKIEPKYKSEYSVPNNGPNPTLRQGPKDNLLLEDYMTWNGPNPQLRVGQTVKAEGPDSRKKLISAARGPSSAAKGPMGLAKGSIYKQTKKSAKIVV, from the exons ATGTTTCATCCGAAAGGGCTTAAAGCACACCTT gaTCCCAGAGCGTATGGGACACCTAACGAAAGCCCTATTTTGGGCAGAGCACTATGCCTTACACCAAGAGGCAGTCCGCTGCCAGGTCGAGTTTCCCACTTGAATGAAAAATTTCAGGACTCTCTAACACTAAACTCAGATACTGACGCTTTAGTGGCCAAAATAAGTGCCATGTTTCCAACAGTCAGTGAAACCCACATCaagattttgttaaaaaa GTACTACAACCGTGAAGCAGTAGTGATAAGTGCGTTACAAGTGGAGAAGCATCCAATAACAACGCCGGGACCGCTCACAGCTTCACCGTCAGCTGCTCGACTCCACAAAGGTGCGGTTGGGGTGTACTCCGCGTTACAACTTGCCAAAGGAGTGTCTGGATCGCTTCATGGCTCATGTCATACACCGTTCACATTGACACCACAAG GTTCCCCACTATTACTGCGTCCAGCGTCCGGGGCGTCTAGTTATTACGGGACCAATAAATCTGTGGACGGCCAACATGCCAGGCATCAGTCACCCAAAATGAAACTAAA ATATCTCAAGAGTGTATTTCCAAAGGCAGAAGAAACACTGATTTTAGATGTGCTagcaaataaagataataatgtgCAAATGGCAAGCGAAGAGCTTATCACTATGGGATTTAACAAGAAGGAGACAATAATAGGTCCAAAGAAAAAAGAGAAAGAAACCCCTCAACCAGTGAAGAAAACTGTTCCAGTTATCAAGACCATAGAGGAGAAAAATGagt TGAAACTTAAATTACAAAAGAAATACAACAACATTGCAGAAAGAGTGGTCGCAATTGCTCTGGAGAGTGTAGATTATAATGAAGATAGAGCAgaacaaatattaaatgctGTAGTTCAAGAGGATCAGGCGCCCAAAGTCAAACCAGTTCCCTTAAAAGATTCTAGACGACCAGAGACAAAATACACCAAAGg gcCAATCCTTAAGTCAAGTACGAAAATTGAACCGAAATATAAATCTGAATATTCGGTACCAAACAATGGACCTAATCCGACCCTTCGTCAAGGTCCAAAGGACAATCTTTTACT GGAGGATTACATGACCTGGAATGGACCGAACCCGCAACTGCGTGTCGGCCAAACAGTTAAAGCTGAAGGGCCGGACTCGCGTAAAAAGCTCATATCAGCAGCTCGGGGACCTTCCAGCGCCGCTAAAGGACCCATGGGACTAGCTAAAGGCTCCATATACAAACAAACCAAGAAATCTGCcaaaat tGTGGTGTAA
- the LOC123705010 gene encoding anaphase-promoting complex subunit 15B-like isoform X4, with protein sequence MDIPFPAIRPLLTFADWFNADNPCDEDAELTKLEQAHRRWLNSFTKRCVKHAPVEKSDPEPIDDAETDDGNEDADESEDSHDVDEEERIPATDSPEHNEQEQNNLDDDFIPDVEVVEASLWPYTISDP encoded by the exons atGGATATACCATTTCCAGCTATAAGGCCTCTTCTAACATTTGCAGACTGGTTTAATGCAGATAATCCTTGTGATGAGGATGCAGAATTAACTAAGCTAGAGCAAGCACATCGTCGATGG ctTAATTCCTTTACCAAGAGATGTGTGAAACATGCTCCAGTAGAAAAGTCTGATCCAGAACCGATTGATGATGCAGAAACAGACGATG GTAATGAAGACGCCGATGAATCGGAAGACTCGCACGACGTTGACGAGGAGGAGCGCATCCCTGCCACAGATTCACCAGAACACAATGAGCAAGAACAGAACAATCTAGATGACGATTTTATTCCCGATGTCGAAGTAGTTGAAGCCAGTCTGTGGCCTTACACCATCTCAGACCCATAA
- the LOC123705010 gene encoding anaphase-promoting complex subunit 15B-like isoform X2 — protein MDIPFPAIRPLLTFADWFNADNPCDEDAELTKLEQAHRRWLNSFTKRCVKHAPVEKSDPEPIDDAETDDGGNEDADESEDSHDVDEEERIPATDSPEHNEQEQNNLDDDFIPDVEVVEASLWPYTISDP, from the exons atGGATATACCATTTCCAGCTATAAGGCCTCTTCTAACATTTGCAGACTGGTTTAATGCAGATAATCCTTGTGATGAGGATGCAGAATTAACTAAGCTAGAGCAAGCACATCGTCGATGG ctTAATTCCTTTACCAAGAGATGTGTGAAACATGCTCCAGTAGAAAAGTCTGATCCAGAACCGATTGATGATGCAGAAACAGACGATGGTG GTAATGAAGACGCCGATGAATCGGAAGACTCGCACGACGTTGACGAGGAGGAGCGCATCCCTGCCACAGATTCACCAGAACACAATGAGCAAGAACAGAACAATCTAGATGACGATTTTATTCCCGATGTCGAAGTAGTTGAAGCCAGTCTGTGGCCTTACACCATCTCAGACCCATAA
- the LOC123705010 gene encoding anaphase-promoting complex subunit 15B-like isoform X3, producing MDIPFPAIRPLLTFADWFNADNPCDEDAELTKLEQAHRRWLNSFTKRCVKHAPVEKSDPEPIDDAETDDGNEDADESEDSHDVDEEERIPATDSPEHNEQEQNNLDDDFIPDVEVVEASLWPYTISDP from the exons atGGATATACCATTTCCAGCTATAAGGCCTCTTCTAACATTTGCAGACTGGTTTAATGCAGATAATCCTTGTGATGAGGATGCAGAATTAACTAAGCTAGAGCAAGCACATCGTCGATGG ctTAATTCCTTTACCAAGAGATGTGTGAAACATGCTCCAGTAGAAAAGTCTGATCCAGAACCGATTGATGATGCAGAAACAGACGATG GTAATGAAGACGCCGATGAATCGGAAGACTCGCACGACGTTGACGAGGAGGAGCGCATCCCTGCCACAG ATTCACCAGAACACAATGAGCAAGAACAGAACAATCTAGATGACGATTTTATTCCCGATGTCGAAGTAGTTGAAGCCAGTCTGTGGCCTTACACCATCTCAGACCCATAA
- the LOC123705156 gene encoding uncharacterized protein LOC123705156 isoform X1 produces MEELRTKHKAMQNAAHHIALDCIHPQSAHGSPYHVHPYPSPVRLQHAFQAQPSPKMFHPKGLKAHLDPRAYGTPNESPILGRALCLTPRGSPLPGRVSHLNEKFQDSLTLNSDTDALVAKISAMFPTVSETHIKILLKKYYNREAVVISALQVEKHPITTPGPLTASPSAARLHKGAVGVYSALQLAKGVSGSLHGSCHTPFTLTPQGSPLLLRPASGASSYYGTNKSVDGQHARHQSPKMKLKYLKSVFPKAEETLILDVLANKDNNVQMASEELITMGFNKKETIIGPKKKEKETPQPVKKTVPVIKTIEEKNELKLKLQKKYNNIAERVVAIALESVDYNEDRAEQILNAVVQEDQAPKVKPVPLKDSRRPETKYTKGPILKSSTKIEPKYKSEYSVPNNGPNPTLRQGPKDNLLLEDYMTWNGPNPQLRVGQTVKAEGPDSRKKLISAARGPSSAAKGPMGLAKGSIYKQTKKSAKIVV; encoded by the exons ATGGAGGAATTACGCACAAAACATAAAGCTATGCAAAATGCTGCACATCACATTGCTTTGGACTGTATACATCCACAG TCAGCACATGGATCTCCATACCATGTACACCCATATCCTTCTCCTGTCCGTCTACAACACGCGTTTCAAGCGCAACCTAGCCCTAAGATGTTTCATCCGAAAGGGCTTAAAGCACACCTT gaTCCCAGAGCGTATGGGACACCTAACGAAAGCCCTATTTTGGGCAGAGCACTATGCCTTACACCAAGAGGCAGTCCGCTGCCAGGTCGAGTTTCCCACTTGAATGAAAAATTTCAGGACTCTCTAACACTAAACTCAGATACTGACGCTTTAGTGGCCAAAATAAGTGCCATGTTTCCAACAGTCAGTGAAACCCACATCaagattttgttaaaaaa GTACTACAACCGTGAAGCAGTAGTGATAAGTGCGTTACAAGTGGAGAAGCATCCAATAACAACGCCGGGACCGCTCACAGCTTCACCGTCAGCTGCTCGACTCCACAAAGGTGCGGTTGGGGTGTACTCCGCGTTACAACTTGCCAAAGGAGTGTCTGGATCGCTTCATGGCTCATGTCATACACCGTTCACATTGACACCACAAG GTTCCCCACTATTACTGCGTCCAGCGTCCGGGGCGTCTAGTTATTACGGGACCAATAAATCTGTGGACGGCCAACATGCCAGGCATCAGTCACCCAAAATGAAACTAAA ATATCTCAAGAGTGTATTTCCAAAGGCAGAAGAAACACTGATTTTAGATGTGCTagcaaataaagataataatgtgCAAATGGCAAGCGAAGAGCTTATCACTATGGGATTTAACAAGAAGGAGACAATAATAGGTCCAAAGAAAAAAGAGAAAGAAACCCCTCAACCAGTGAAGAAAACTGTTCCAGTTATCAAGACCATAGAGGAGAAAAATGagt TGAAACTTAAATTACAAAAGAAATACAACAACATTGCAGAAAGAGTGGTCGCAATTGCTCTGGAGAGTGTAGATTATAATGAAGATAGAGCAgaacaaatattaaatgctGTAGTTCAAGAGGATCAGGCGCCCAAAGTCAAACCAGTTCCCTTAAAAGATTCTAGACGACCAGAGACAAAATACACCAAAGg gcCAATCCTTAAGTCAAGTACGAAAATTGAACCGAAATATAAATCTGAATATTCGGTACCAAACAATGGACCTAATCCGACCCTTCGTCAAGGTCCAAAGGACAATCTTTTACT GGAGGATTACATGACCTGGAATGGACCGAACCCGCAACTGCGTGTCGGCCAAACAGTTAAAGCTGAAGGGCCGGACTCGCGTAAAAAGCTCATATCAGCAGCTCGGGGACCTTCCAGCGCCGCTAAAGGACCCATGGGACTAGCTAAAGGCTCCATATACAAACAAACCAAGAAATCTGCcaaaat tGTGGTGTAA
- the LOC123705010 gene encoding anaphase-promoting complex subunit 15B-like isoform X1, whose product MDIPFPAIRPLLTFADWFNADNPCDEDAELTKLEQAHRRWLNSFTKRCVKHAPVEKSDPEPIDDAETDDGGNEDADESEDSHDVDEEERIPATDSPEHNEQEQNNLDDDFIPDVEVVEASLWPYTISDP is encoded by the exons atGGATATACCATTTCCAGCTATAAGGCCTCTTCTAACATTTGCAGACTGGTTTAATGCAGATAATCCTTGTGATGAGGATGCAGAATTAACTAAGCTAGAGCAAGCACATCGTCGATGG ctTAATTCCTTTACCAAGAGATGTGTGAAACATGCTCCAGTAGAAAAGTCTGATCCAGAACCGATTGATGATGCAGAAACAGACGATGGTG GTAATGAAGACGCCGATGAATCGGAAGACTCGCACGACGTTGACGAGGAGGAGCGCATCCCTGCCACAG ATTCACCAGAACACAATGAGCAAGAACAGAACAATCTAGATGACGATTTTATTCCCGATGTCGAAGTAGTTGAAGCCAGTCTGTGGCCTTACACCATCTCAGACCCATAA